The genomic segment TCGATGCAAATCTTCATTAACGTTAATCTTATCCAAAAGACAACAGATTAATTATCAGCAACGCAAGATTTTAAATCCACAGTCTCGAAATCCATACCGAAGatagaattttgaaaagttcacgtttgaatatggaaaagaaaaataggaaacttGTGATgctatatacgtacatacaacCAAAGTATTCTTATATAATTTGCTTTAAATACCGCTTCCCTTCACTCCACTTTGGCCAATGCTTACGTCTTTTTTCAGGTGTGTTCGAATAATCATTCGAAGCTGAACGTTTTTTCAGCTTTGACGTACCATCGGACTTTGGCGTCGAGTTAATACCTTGTACGTGATGTGTCCTATTGTGATTGAGTGGTGTGGTAACACCTGCTAAATTTAAAAGCGCGTCCGCGCCTTCCGCTATCTTCCGTTGCTCATCGAAATCAGgatttgtttcctttcttggatatttacttgaaaaataaacatgcgcaatttatcatttataatattgtattaataaacaaaaactGTTAATGATTACCTTTCTTGCTTGACTGAGGTAATACAACTGTAAGTATGATCTTCGCTGGAGCTCCTGGTAATTACAGGAACCAGAACCTCGGATTCCGGTACTTTCCGCTTACGATCTACAATAAGATTGaataagttataaaatattatgtttgttTAATAAGTTGATATCTTCTTTATCAGATACTTTGCctttattatgatttaaaataataggTCCGTGTTTAAAAGAAAGCATAGCAGCTGCAGCTGCGTCTACATCGCTATCTACTTCAGTGTCTGTGTTGTCGGTAATGTTGCTCGATGCCAGTCTTTTGGAGAGATACGGGAAGAGGATAGGATCAGGTAGACGTGTACTAGTATTCTTTTTTTGTGGTTTTTCAGGGGAAGACAAAGTTTGAGCAGTCGGAGGAGGAAAAGGAGCGCGAGATAATGCTTGTATCAGGTTTGGGCGATACTGGGCGTCTACCATCCATAGCGAACCTTTGCCCAAATTCtaaaagagaagaagtttTTCTAAGTTTTTGCTTCTAGAAGGGAAACGATCTTTTTTCGTGcatattataatgtaacacttaCTGGTGCTTTCTCTACTTTACGAAAGCACTTATTTAGGCTTAGATTATGTC from the Bombus pyrosoma isolate SC7728 linkage group LG11, ASM1482585v1, whole genome shotgun sequence genome contains:
- the LOC122572492 gene encoding forkhead box protein N3-like isoform X3, producing the protein MPPDRPDASGVETGIGLSSTKVFNFGETVYTMKEKENASAFVETNSTDELSMSDKSIEKNSQSDDDLTSLSWLHQQNLLKGLDISNPTKDMKNENVLNNNVCDDMADFSENTNSVSSLDEGYCPADNNSKINNTTSHDSPVKALPVKEVYAWILDHFPYFRNAPTGWKNSVRHNLSLNKCFRKVEKAPNLGKGSLWMVDAQYRPNLIQALSRAPFPPPTAQTLSSPEKPQKKNTSTRLPDPILFPYLSKRLASSNITDNTDTEVDSDVDAAAAAMLSFKHGPIILNHNKDRKRKVPESEVLVPVITRSSSEDHTYSCITSVKQESKYPRKETNPDFDEQRKIAEGADALLNLAGVTTPLNHNRTHHVQGINSTPKSDGTSKLKKRSASNDYSNTPEKRRKHWPKWSEGKRYLKQII
- the LOC122572492 gene encoding forkhead box protein N3-like isoform X4; the encoded protein is MPPDRPDASGVETGIGLSSTKVFNFGETVYTMKEKENASAFVETNSTDELSMSDKSIEKNSQSDDDLTSLSWLHQQNLLKGLDISNPTKDMKNENVLNNNVCDDMADFSENTNSVSSLDEGYCPDNNSKINNTTSHDSPVKALPVKEVYAWILDHFPYFRNAPTGWKNSVRHNLSLNKCFRKVEKAPNLGKGSLWMVDAQYRPNLIQALSRAPFPPPTAQTLSSPEKPQKKNTSTRLPDPILFPYLSKRLASSNITDNTDTEVDSDVDAAAAAMLSFKHGPIILNHNKDRKRKVPESEVLVPVITRSSSEDHTYSCITSVKQESKYPRKETNPDFDEQRKIAEGADALLNLAGVTTPLNHNRTHHVQGINSTPKSDGTSKLKKRSASNDYSNTPEKRRKHWPKWSEGKRYLKQII